In Cytophagia bacterium CHB2, the DNA window CAGCAGCTTGATGTCGTCCGGCTTTACAAAGTAGAAATGCTTGCCGTGGCGCAATGTGCCAACAATATTGCTGCGGCTGCGCTGGAGAATTTCCACCACCCGGCCCTCGGCCCGACGGCCGGTAGGACGCGCAAACAACTCGACTTTCACCAAATCGCCGTTGAGCGCGGTGCGCATGTTTTTTTGCGAAATGAAAACATCTTCCTGATCTTCACCGACGATGAGAAAACCATAACCCTGCGTTTTCACATGCAGCTTGCCGGTCACCGTCGAGGTTTGGCGCGCATGGCCGAAATGATTGCGCCGCAATTTTGCCAGCAAGCCTTGCTGCGCCAGCGATCTGAGCAAACTGCGATACTCGGCATACTTTGCCGGCGGCACGTGCAGCAGGCGTGCCAGCTCTTTGGCTTTGAATTGGCGCGAAGGCTGCTGCGCCAGCACTTCCAGTGTGCGATCGATGAGGTCTTTCATATTAAGCTCGTTTGAATTCCTCCCAGTTTAAGTTCAATTGGCGGACAATGTGCCGCAATGTTCCCAGTTTAAGGTCTTTGCCGCCCCAATCAGGCACGGGGGCAATGTTTCCGGTAGTGGGGTTGTGCCACTTTCGATGAGAGCCGCCTGATCGTCGGGGTATCTCTTCGCAGCCCAGCTTGCGTATTTCTTTGCGACTTCATCGGATTTCACGCTGCCCTCGCGGGAATCAGCATTTCAGTCCAAATCGTTGTATCGGCCTGCAAGGGTTGCAATATCGTGGGCAGAGGTTTTTTTAGATCTTGGTAGGCCTCAATCAAGGCTGCTAACGCGTCTGCAACGTTTGGAATGACTTGATCCAATGAATCAGCCTCAGTAATCAAATTCGGCAATAGAGGGCAGGTTATGGTATATCCCCCTTCGGGCTGCGGTTCCAGCAATAGCGGCAGTTTATAAATGTTTTGCATGAAATCAACTCGAATCGGAATATAGTATTCAAATCACATCAATTTTGAACCACTCGCATCAATTCGTCGCACAATTGCTCCGCCGCTTCTGCGGTTGGCGCTTCCGACATGATGCGCAGGATCGGCTCGTTCGCAAAAAAGATGCTCC includes these proteins:
- a CDS encoding type II toxin-antitoxin system HicA family toxin; the encoded protein is MRKLGCEEIPRRSGGSHRKWHNPTTGNIAPVPDWGGKDLKLGTLRHIVRQLNLNWEEFKRA
- a CDS encoding type II toxin-antitoxin system HicB family antitoxin, which encodes MQNIYKLPLLLEPQPEGGYTITCPLLPNLITEADSLDQVIPNVADALAALIEAYQDLKKPLPTILQPLQADTTIWTEMLIPARAA